The following are from one region of the Leucobacter sp. Psy1 genome:
- the lipB gene encoding lipoyl(octanoyl) transferase LipB → MIAQSSVAVDVAGLDPDFVPYADGLQLQRTAADRVVAGEDDGTLILLEHEHVYTAGRRARPEEYPTDGTPVVPVDRGGLVTWHGPGQLVGYPIIKLSPNRGVVDVVRALEQVIIDVSAEFGVTGYRVAGRTGVWAQAGAAEAKYAQIGLRARAHVITHGFALNCSNSLEPFGGFVPCGITDAGAATLSTLAGTAITPADVVPVITPRLVAALEELAA, encoded by the coding sequence ATGATCGCTCAATCGTCGGTGGCCGTTGATGTCGCCGGACTCGACCCCGATTTCGTCCCCTACGCCGATGGCCTCCAGCTGCAACGCACGGCGGCGGATCGCGTTGTCGCCGGGGAGGACGACGGCACCCTGATCCTGCTCGAACACGAGCACGTGTACACGGCAGGGCGGCGCGCGCGTCCGGAGGAGTACCCCACCGATGGCACTCCGGTCGTACCCGTTGATCGAGGGGGCCTCGTCACCTGGCACGGGCCAGGCCAGCTCGTCGGGTATCCCATCATCAAGCTCAGCCCGAACCGGGGCGTCGTCGACGTGGTCCGCGCGCTCGAGCAGGTCATCATCGACGTCTCCGCCGAGTTCGGGGTCACCGGGTACCGGGTCGCCGGTCGCACCGGGGTGTGGGCTCAGGCGGGAGCCGCCGAGGCGAAGTACGCGCAGATCGGTCTCCGTGCACGGGCGCACGTCATTACCCACGGTTTCGCCCTGAACTGCAGCAACTCGCTCGAACCGTTCGGCGGTTTCGTACCGTGCGGCATCACCGACGCCGGCGCGGCCACGCTGAGCACCCTCGCGGGAACGGCGATCACCCCTGCGGATGTGGTGCCGGTCATCACTCCGCGTCTGGTCGCCGCACTCGAGGAGCTCGCCGCATGA
- the infC gene encoding translation initiation factor IF-3, whose product MSDPRTNDRIRVPEVRLVGPSGEQVGVVPIETALRLAADADLDLVEVAPNSKPPVAKIMDYGKFKYEAAQKAKEARRNQANTVLKEVRFRLKIDKHDYETKTKRAIGFLSQGDKVKSMILFRGREQSRPEQGVRLLQQFAEDIAEYGTVESAPRIDGRNMVMVIAPVKNKSEAKAEQNARRAEEKADRKAQKAGESSETGEAAASAE is encoded by the coding sequence ATCAGCGATCCCCGCACGAATGACAGAATCCGCGTCCCCGAGGTGCGACTGGTTGGTCCCAGTGGCGAGCAGGTCGGCGTGGTGCCGATCGAGACTGCTCTGCGCCTGGCAGCGGACGCCGATCTCGATCTCGTCGAGGTTGCCCCGAACTCGAAGCCGCCCGTGGCGAAGATCATGGACTACGGCAAGTTCAAGTACGAGGCCGCCCAGAAGGCGAAGGAGGCCCGTCGCAATCAGGCCAACACCGTCCTCAAGGAGGTCCGGTTCCGCCTGAAGATCGACAAGCACGACTACGAGACCAAGACCAAGCGCGCCATCGGCTTCCTGTCGCAGGGCGACAAGGTGAAGTCGATGATCCTCTTCCGCGGTCGTGAGCAGTCGCGCCCCGAGCAGGGCGTACGTCTGCTGCAGCAGTTCGCAGAGGACATCGCGGAGTACGGCACCGTCGAGTCCGCTCCGCGTATTGACGGCCGCAACATGGTGATGGTCATCGCCCCGGTGAAGAACAAGTCCGAGGCTAAAGCGGAGCAGAACGCTCGCCGCGCCGAGGAGAAGGCGGACCGCAAGGCCCAGAAGGCCGGCGAGTCGAGCGAGACCGGCGAGGCCGCCGCGTCCGCCGAATAG
- a CDS encoding SseB family protein, translated as MAIKRLPSTGDAPRSTGVPDSLVSGGATDSAGFPWAGRSFDHHETAFADDDGATPEIFRDAIDALRAAASSLRGATSAEGQRTALGELAAAHADALVTLSRCRVLVPLVAEAGDIGETEGGRTVEKTQELSIVTVLGPDGRRVMPVFSSVEALRTWNSDARPIPVAAPQAALAAAQDDHALIIVDPGTAEREFGVRRTALQALAEGGVAQPAWADPDVERAFASGIAGDPRVSYTAIVPGDPEARLLAPEVDVVLGLVPGLDRESLRAVVQAASSVWSADPVITERVDSLRVVPTGSAS; from the coding sequence ATGGCGATCAAGCGCCTGCCGTCGACGGGTGACGCCCCCCGATCCACCGGTGTTCCCGACAGCTTGGTCTCCGGCGGGGCGACTGATTCCGCCGGGTTTCCCTGGGCTGGACGCAGCTTCGACCACCACGAGACCGCATTCGCGGACGACGACGGGGCGACCCCCGAGATCTTCAGGGACGCGATCGATGCACTGCGCGCCGCGGCCTCGAGCCTGAGGGGCGCCACGAGCGCCGAGGGGCAGCGTACGGCGCTCGGCGAACTCGCCGCCGCACACGCTGACGCTCTGGTCACGCTCTCCCGGTGCCGAGTACTCGTGCCGCTTGTCGCGGAGGCGGGGGACATCGGTGAGACCGAGGGCGGGCGCACCGTCGAGAAGACGCAGGAGCTCTCCATCGTCACGGTCCTCGGGCCTGACGGGAGACGAGTCATGCCGGTGTTCAGTTCCGTCGAGGCCCTGCGCACGTGGAACAGCGACGCCAGGCCGATCCCAGTGGCCGCGCCGCAGGCCGCCCTCGCGGCGGCACAGGACGATCACGCGCTCATCATCGTCGATCCGGGTACTGCCGAGCGCGAGTTCGGCGTCCGGCGGACGGCACTGCAAGCCCTCGCCGAGGGCGGAGTCGCGCAACCGGCGTGGGCTGATCCGGATGTCGAGCGAGCGTTCGCCTCCGGGATCGCGGGGGATCCTCGCGTGAGCTACACCGCGATCGTTCCCGGGGACCCCGAGGCACGATTGCTGGCGCCGGAAGTCGATGTCGTGCTTGGGCTCGTGCCAGGTCTCGACCGAGAGTCGTTGCGGGCGGTCGTGCAGGCGGCGAGCAGCGTGTGGTCGGCCGATCCGGTGATCACCGAGCGCGTCGACTCCCTCAGGGTCGTGCCGACGGGCTCGGCGAGCTGA
- the lipA gene encoding lipoyl synthase produces the protein MSARNIGAPLSEVLAEQTRAEKALKVAPREPELVVATGGCGGGQPPAASAPSPDQEGRPTANGRTLLRIEARNAETPIERKPEWIKTRAKTGPEYTDVRGLVQREGLHTVCQEAGCPNIYECWEDREATFLIGGSICTRRCDFCQITSGKPLPLDTDEPRRVAESVRTMGLRYATITGVTRDDLPDTGAWLYAETIRQIHELNPGSGVEVLADDLGGRPSDLQQVFDAKPEVFAHNLETVPRLFRSIRPGFRYQRSLDVIRQAREAGMITKSNLILGMGEERAEVHDTMQELFDSGCDILTLTQYLRPSKLHRPVHRWVRPEEFVELKADADAIGFAGVLAGPLVRSSYRAGRLWAQTMAVQNRPVPENLQHLADKAADAFPQAV, from the coding sequence ATGAGCGCGCGCAACATCGGCGCCCCTCTCTCCGAGGTGCTCGCCGAGCAGACTAGAGCCGAAAAGGCGCTGAAGGTCGCGCCGCGTGAACCCGAACTGGTCGTCGCGACCGGAGGATGCGGAGGCGGGCAACCCCCCGCCGCTTCCGCCCCCTCGCCTGACCAGGAGGGACGACCCACCGCGAACGGGCGTACACTCCTGCGCATCGAGGCCAGAAACGCCGAGACTCCCATCGAGCGCAAGCCCGAGTGGATCAAGACGCGAGCCAAAACCGGTCCTGAGTACACCGACGTGCGAGGTCTCGTGCAGCGCGAGGGTCTCCACACGGTCTGCCAGGAGGCAGGATGCCCGAACATCTACGAGTGCTGGGAGGACCGCGAGGCGACATTCCTCATCGGCGGGTCGATCTGCACGCGGCGCTGCGACTTCTGCCAGATCACCTCGGGCAAACCGCTCCCCCTCGACACCGACGAGCCGCGTCGCGTCGCCGAGTCGGTGCGCACCATGGGCCTGCGCTACGCGACGATCACGGGCGTGACGCGAGATGATCTGCCGGATACCGGAGCCTGGTTGTACGCCGAGACCATCCGCCAGATTCACGAGTTGAACCCGGGCTCCGGGGTCGAGGTACTCGCGGACGACCTGGGTGGGCGTCCGTCCGATTTGCAGCAGGTATTCGACGCGAAGCCCGAAGTGTTCGCGCACAACCTCGAGACCGTTCCCCGCCTCTTCCGCAGCATCCGCCCTGGGTTCCGGTATCAGCGGTCGCTCGACGTCATCCGGCAGGCACGTGAGGCGGGGATGATCACGAAGTCGAACCTGATTCTCGGCATGGGCGAGGAGCGCGCGGAGGTGCACGACACGATGCAGGAACTGTTCGATTCCGGGTGCGACATCCTCACGCTCACCCAGTACCTGCGCCCGTCGAAACTGCACCGACCAGTGCATCGCTGGGTCCGCCCAGAGGAATTCGTCGAGCTCAAGGCCGATGCGGACGCGATCGGTTTCGCCGGAGTGCTCGCCGGGCCGCTCGTCCGCTCGTCGTATCGTGCGGGTCGGCTCTGGGCGCAGACGATGGCGGTTCAGAACCGTCCTGTTCCCGAGAACCTGCAGCACCTCGCCGACAAGGCGGCTGACGCGTTCCCGCAGGCGGTCTGA
- the priA gene encoding bifunctional 1-(5-phosphoribosyl)-5-((5-phosphoribosylamino)methylideneamino)imidazole-4-carboxamide isomerase/phosphoribosylanthranilate isomerase PriA, with product MTAFTEQPRLTLLPAIDIVDGAAVRLVQGEAGSETDYGSPLDAALQWIDQGAEWIHLVDLDAAFGRGSNAGVIRKVLAHAKHVRIELSGGIRDDASLDAALEHGAARVNLGTAALEDPEWTAAVIARYGERIAVGLDVRGDTLAARGWTEDSGNLWEVLDRLEEAACPRYVVTDVTRDGMMQGPNLDLLRRVSERTDRPVVASGGISSLDDLAALRELVPLGVEGAIVGKALYSGAFTLGAALDVAGRAE from the coding sequence GTGACGGCGTTCACCGAACAGCCCCGACTGACCCTCCTTCCCGCGATCGACATCGTGGACGGTGCCGCTGTGCGGCTCGTGCAGGGCGAGGCGGGGAGCGAGACCGACTACGGCAGCCCGCTCGACGCTGCTCTCCAGTGGATCGACCAGGGCGCCGAGTGGATCCATCTCGTCGATCTGGACGCCGCGTTCGGGCGGGGCAGCAACGCCGGTGTCATTCGGAAGGTGCTGGCCCACGCGAAGCACGTGCGCATCGAGCTCTCGGGTGGTATTCGCGACGATGCCAGTCTCGACGCGGCGCTGGAGCACGGTGCGGCCCGCGTCAACCTCGGCACGGCCGCACTCGAGGATCCGGAGTGGACGGCAGCAGTGATCGCTCGCTACGGGGAGCGCATCGCGGTGGGCCTCGACGTGCGGGGCGACACTCTCGCGGCACGCGGGTGGACTGAGGACAGCGGCAACCTCTGGGAGGTGCTGGATCGCCTCGAGGAGGCGGCCTGCCCGCGCTATGTGGTCACCGATGTGACTCGCGACGGCATGATGCAGGGCCCGAATCTCGACCTTCTGCGCCGCGTGTCGGAGCGGACCGATCGCCCCGTCGTCGCCTCCGGTGGCATCTCGAGTCTCGACGATCTCGCGGCGCTCCGCGAGCTGGTCCCGCTCGGCGTGGAGGGCGCCATCGTGGGCAAGGCACTGTACTCGGGCGCCTTCACCCTCGGGGCAGCGCTCGACGTGGCGGGGCGGGCCGAGTAG
- a CDS encoding histidinol-phosphate transaminase, giving the protein MTSLSDLPLRDNLVGKLPYGAPQDPVPVSLNVNENTHPIPEEVVEDVVAELSRAVRGVNRYPDRDFGELRAALAGYLGHGLSADQIWAANGSNEVLQQILQAFGGPGRRLLSFTPTYSMYPLLAAGTDTEWVPVPRPDDYVLRPDFVARTLAEQRPDVAIICGPNNPTGTSLDLEVVEAAADAFDGILIVDEAYHEFDAEHESALRLLPGRPRLLVSRTMSKAFAFAGVRLGYLAADPAVVDALRLVRLPYHLSALTQAAAIAAVRHADRMLATVDDIRGQRDRLSDALTKMGYTVHPSGSNFLLVGGFANPGATFDALRRQGILIRELGIPGHLRMTAGTESETSTLISAISDLGPGGAPSE; this is encoded by the coding sequence GTGACCAGTCTGAGCGACCTTCCTCTCCGTGACAATCTCGTCGGCAAGCTGCCGTACGGCGCTCCTCAGGACCCCGTGCCGGTCAGTCTCAACGTCAACGAGAACACGCATCCCATCCCCGAAGAGGTCGTCGAAGACGTCGTGGCTGAGCTGTCACGGGCGGTACGGGGAGTCAATCGATACCCCGACCGAGACTTCGGTGAACTCCGCGCGGCGCTCGCGGGGTACCTCGGACACGGTCTCAGCGCTGATCAGATCTGGGCGGCGAACGGCTCGAACGAGGTGCTGCAGCAGATTCTGCAGGCGTTCGGCGGTCCGGGTCGACGGCTGCTGAGCTTCACCCCGACCTATTCGATGTACCCCCTGCTGGCAGCCGGGACCGATACGGAGTGGGTGCCGGTTCCGCGACCCGACGATTACGTGCTCCGGCCGGATTTCGTGGCCCGGACGCTCGCCGAGCAGCGCCCCGATGTCGCGATCATCTGCGGACCGAACAATCCCACGGGCACGTCGCTCGATCTCGAGGTCGTGGAGGCCGCTGCGGACGCGTTCGACGGCATCCTGATCGTGGACGAGGCGTACCACGAGTTCGACGCCGAGCATGAGAGCGCCCTTCGGCTGCTCCCCGGTCGCCCGCGGCTACTCGTCTCGCGCACCATGAGCAAGGCCTTCGCCTTCGCCGGTGTGCGCTTGGGATACCTCGCTGCGGACCCCGCTGTGGTGGATGCACTGCGCCTCGTGCGCCTGCCGTACCACCTGTCGGCGCTCACGCAGGCCGCGGCGATCGCGGCGGTCCGGCATGCCGACCGCATGCTCGCGACCGTCGACGACATCCGCGGTCAGCGGGACCGGCTCTCGGACGCGCTGACGAAGATGGGGTACACGGTGCACCCTTCGGGCTCCAACTTCCTGCTGGTGGGGGGCTTCGCGAATCCCGGAGCGACGTTCGACGCGCTACGACGTCAGGGGATCCTGATCCGTGAACTCGGCATCCCCGGCCACCTGCGGATGACGGCGGGTACCGAAAGCGAGACGTCGACGCTCATCTCGGCGATCTCCGACCTCGGGCCAGGCGGCGCGCCCTCGGAGTGA
- the rpmI gene encoding 50S ribosomal protein L35, protein MPKQKTHSGAKKRFKVTGSGKLMKQQAGMRHNLEVKASKRKRRLNAEQVLSKGDAQQAKRMLGL, encoded by the coding sequence ATGCCCAAGCAGAAGACCCACTCGGGGGCCAAGAAGCGGTTCAAGGTCACCGGCTCCGGCAAGCTGATGAAGCAGCAGGCCGGTATGCGCCACAACCTCGAGGTCAAGGCCTCGAAGCGGAAGCGCCGCCTGAACGCCGAGCAGGTGCTCTCGAAGGGCGACGCTCAGCAGGCCAAGCGGATGCTCGGCCTCTAA
- a CDS encoding DUF1844 domain-containing protein, whose protein sequence is MNDETVPDTSATDPAADATRDIADVAAVEVITTAAVHLLSAAAVKVGLADDPESQIDLDEARKLINALAGLITAGAPEVSDMHARSLRDGLRSVQLAFREASQFPDAPGQGPGEKYTGPVN, encoded by the coding sequence ATGAACGACGAGACCGTACCCGACACGTCCGCCACCGACCCCGCGGCGGACGCCACACGCGACATCGCTGACGTCGCCGCGGTCGAGGTCATCACCACCGCCGCCGTGCACCTCCTCAGCGCGGCCGCGGTCAAGGTGGGCCTCGCCGACGATCCCGAGAGCCAGATCGATCTCGATGAGGCACGTAAGCTCATCAATGCCCTCGCAGGTCTCATCACGGCGGGTGCGCCCGAGGTGAGCGACATGCACGCGCGAAGCCTGCGCGATGGCCTGCGATCGGTGCAGCTCGCGTTCCGCGAGGCCTCCCAGTTCCCCGACGCGCCGGGTCAGGGCCCCGGGGAGAAGTACACCGGACCCGTCAACTAG
- a CDS encoding LysM peptidoglycan-binding domain-containing protein, translating to MTAIAAFDQARDDAQGAITGEATHLRLTHRGRVVFGTLGTLLAAGLLALLASLGATSASASAEQSEQSFSTVVAAPGDSLWAIAESLDPQGDPRDLVAELVTLNGMDGSSVQAGESIAVPLRFSDAPGVIPAP from the coding sequence ATGACCGCCATCGCAGCATTCGATCAGGCACGAGACGACGCTCAGGGCGCCATCACGGGTGAAGCAACGCACCTCCGCTTGACGCACCGGGGCCGAGTCGTGTTCGGCACCCTCGGCACGCTCCTGGCTGCAGGCCTCCTCGCACTCCTCGCTTCGCTGGGTGCGACCTCGGCGTCCGCGTCGGCCGAGCAGAGCGAGCAGTCGTTCAGCACCGTCGTCGCGGCACCGGGCGATTCGCTCTGGGCTATTGCAGAGTCCCTGGACCCGCAGGGTGACCCTCGTGACCTGGTCGCCGAACTGGTCACCCTGAACGGTATGGACGGGTCGAGCGTGCAGGCGGGGGAGAGCATCGCGGTCCCGCTCCGCTTCTCAGATGCGCCGGGCGTGATCCCGGCTCCTTAG
- a CDS encoding thiamine phosphate synthase, with amino-acid sequence MIPDFRCHVVTGGDDHRRTVEVARAAAAGGAGVVQVRSKPISARALTELTTHVAEAVAAVASGTRVLVDDRVDVAAALALRGVPVHGVHIGQDDVTVRDARALLGSSAIIGVTTGTWDLVHAIHDVADLVDYIGAGPFRPTPTKDSGRPPLGLAGYPSLVAESPVPVIAIGDVTAEDAADLARTGVTGVAISREFMGARDPEGLARSVIRGFESGR; translated from the coding sequence ATGATCCCCGATTTCCGTTGCCACGTGGTCACCGGCGGCGATGACCATCGTCGTACCGTCGAGGTGGCCCGCGCCGCAGCCGCGGGAGGTGCCGGCGTGGTGCAGGTCCGCTCGAAACCGATCTCCGCCCGCGCGCTCACCGAGCTCACGACGCACGTGGCCGAGGCGGTCGCCGCAGTTGCATCCGGTACGAGAGTGCTGGTCGACGACCGCGTCGATGTCGCGGCGGCGCTGGCGCTGCGCGGCGTTCCGGTACACGGGGTGCACATCGGGCAGGACGATGTGACGGTGCGCGACGCTCGCGCGCTCCTCGGCAGCTCGGCGATCATCGGCGTGACGACGGGCACGTGGGACCTCGTCCACGCCATCCACGACGTTGCCGACCTCGTGGACTACATCGGTGCCGGCCCGTTCCGCCCGACCCCGACGAAGGACTCGGGACGCCCGCCGCTCGGGCTCGCCGGTTACCCGTCGCTGGTGGCCGAATCCCCGGTCCCGGTGATCGCCATCGGAGATGTCACCGCTGAGGACGCTGCCGATCTCGCGCGCACCGGCGTCACCGGAGTCGCGATCTCGCGGGAGTTCATGGGGGCACGCGATCCGGAGGGACTGGCCAGGTCGGTGATCCGCGGGTTCGAGTCCGGACGATGA
- the hisH gene encoding imidazole glycerol phosphate synthase subunit HisH, whose product MTAPAPTVAVLDYGSGNVHSAVKALVRAGADASLTRDPETVLTADGLLVPGVGAFDAVIRALRAVGGDRLIAERLSEGRPVLGICVGEQVMFARGIERGVESDGLGYWPGTVRELRAPVLPHMGWSPVDPPAESRLFRGVERERFYFVHSNAAPEWAVDSGPSAAPRITWAEHGERFVAAVEDGPLSATQFHPEKSGAAGIRLLGNWIESLRTTPSESE is encoded by the coding sequence GTGACCGCACCTGCACCGACGGTTGCGGTACTCGACTACGGCTCGGGCAATGTGCACTCTGCCGTCAAGGCGCTCGTGCGCGCCGGGGCGGACGCGAGTCTCACGCGAGATCCTGAGACGGTTCTCACCGCCGACGGGCTCCTGGTGCCGGGTGTCGGGGCGTTCGACGCCGTCATCCGCGCGCTCCGTGCGGTCGGCGGCGATCGCCTGATCGCCGAGCGGCTCTCCGAGGGGAGGCCGGTGCTCGGCATCTGCGTCGGCGAGCAGGTGATGTTCGCGCGCGGCATCGAGCGCGGCGTCGAGAGTGACGGGCTCGGGTACTGGCCGGGTACGGTGCGGGAACTGCGCGCGCCCGTGCTGCCCCACATGGGCTGGAGCCCCGTCGACCCGCCTGCGGAATCGCGCCTGTTCCGCGGCGTGGAGCGAGAGCGCTTCTACTTCGTGCACAGTAATGCCGCCCCGGAGTGGGCGGTGGATTCAGGTCCATCGGCAGCTCCCCGGATCACCTGGGCCGAGCACGGCGAAAGATTCGTGGCCGCCGTCGAGGACGGCCCGCTCTCCGCGACACAGTTCCACCCCGAGAAGTCCGGGGCGGCGGGTATTCGGTTGCTCGGCAACTGGATCGAGTCGCTCCGTACCACCCCCTCAGAAAGCGAGTAA
- the thiO gene encoding glycine oxidase ThiO codes for MSGIGTTDRAIVIGGGIVGLVACFELSELGIPVSLIDPAPASGATHHAGGMLAPIAEVQYRQEALFPLMLRSAALSADVVQRVGAATPLPTGYRDDGTLVVAADRADADHLRRLADYQRAHGMTVDRLTVREARRLEGALAPGLAAAVSIAGDHQLAPRRFAAALIDALERRGTEFIRERAVSLDGGDPCRSIRCESGAIDASGATVVLANGMGAADVTGWYRGAHPLRLRPVAGDIMTLRVPERLRPLTTRVIRAFVEDRPVYLIPRDDRTVVLGATSREDDGRLPRAGSLYDLLRDGIRVVPGLEECELLEATVGVRPGTPDDLPYLGRAGSNLVVSTGYFRHGVLLAALGGRVVSDAVSGSGTVADLDISACDPWRHAERSAPSGTQQAPDPHQHDSRGTDACTTP; via the coding sequence ATGAGCGGCATCGGCACGACGGATCGCGCCATCGTGATCGGCGGAGGCATTGTCGGCCTCGTGGCGTGCTTCGAACTCTCAGAGCTCGGCATTCCCGTCTCGCTCATCGATCCCGCTCCGGCGTCGGGTGCGACGCACCACGCGGGCGGCATGCTCGCGCCGATCGCCGAGGTGCAGTACCGGCAGGAGGCCCTCTTCCCGCTGATGCTGCGCTCGGCTGCCCTCTCCGCCGACGTCGTGCAGCGAGTCGGGGCGGCGACACCGCTACCGACCGGATACCGCGACGACGGGACGCTCGTGGTCGCGGCGGATCGCGCGGATGCCGACCATCTCCGGAGACTCGCCGACTACCAGCGCGCGCACGGGATGACGGTGGATCGCCTGACCGTGCGCGAGGCACGTCGTCTGGAGGGCGCCCTCGCACCCGGCCTCGCCGCCGCAGTCTCGATCGCAGGAGACCATCAGCTCGCACCGCGACGCTTCGCCGCCGCGCTCATCGACGCCCTCGAACGCCGCGGGACCGAGTTCATTCGCGAGCGGGCCGTCAGCCTCGACGGCGGCGACCCCTGCCGGTCGATCCGTTGCGAGTCGGGGGCCATCGATGCCTCTGGGGCGACCGTCGTGCTCGCGAATGGGATGGGTGCCGCCGACGTGACTGGGTGGTACCGCGGCGCGCACCCGCTCCGCCTCAGGCCGGTCGCCGGAGACATCATGACGCTGCGGGTCCCCGAGCGACTGCGTCCACTCACGACCCGGGTGATCCGCGCGTTCGTCGAGGATCGGCCGGTGTACCTCATCCCCCGCGACGACCGCACCGTCGTTCTCGGGGCGACCAGCCGCGAGGACGACGGGCGGCTCCCCCGAGCGGGTTCGCTTTACGACCTGCTTCGCGACGGGATTCGCGTGGTCCCCGGACTCGAGGAGTGCGAACTGCTCGAGGCGACGGTCGGTGTCCGTCCGGGTACTCCCGACGACCTGCCGTACCTCGGCCGAGCGGGGTCGAACCTCGTCGTCTCGACCGGCTATTTCAGGCACGGTGTCCTCCTGGCCGCGCTCGGCGGACGCGTGGTGTCCGACGCGGTATCCGGATCCGGCACCGTCGCCGACCTCGATATCTCGGCCTGCGACCCCTGGAGGCACGCCGAGCGCTCGGCGCCCTCCGGCACCCAGCAGGCTCCCGACCCCCACCAGCACGACTCGAGAGGAACCGACGCATGCACTACACCGTGA
- the lexA gene encoding transcriptional repressor LexA: MSPSKPSKSAKPLTEKQQAILEFIGQSVASRGYPPSMREIGDAVGLASLSSVTHQLTRLELLGYLRRDPNRPRALEILIELPSMSDPTPSSATPEEAAYVPLVGQIAAGIPITAEQQVDEVMPVPRHLVGEGQLFMLRVVGDSMIDAAICDGDYVVIRQQNDAENGDIVAALLDGEATVKVLRRRDGHTWLLPRNSAFEPILGDFADVLGKVVAVFRSL, translated from the coding sequence GTGAGCCCCTCGAAGCCATCGAAATCCGCCAAGCCGCTCACCGAGAAGCAGCAGGCGATCCTCGAGTTCATTGGTCAGTCGGTGGCATCGCGCGGTTACCCGCCGAGCATGCGCGAGATCGGTGATGCGGTAGGGCTTGCCTCCCTGTCGAGCGTGACCCACCAGCTCACGCGACTGGAGCTGCTCGGATACCTCAGGCGCGACCCGAATCGGCCGCGCGCGCTCGAGATCCTCATCGAACTCCCGAGCATGAGCGACCCCACTCCCTCGAGCGCGACCCCGGAAGAGGCCGCGTATGTACCGCTGGTCGGGCAGATCGCGGCAGGCATTCCGATCACCGCGGAGCAGCAGGTGGACGAGGTCATGCCGGTGCCTCGGCACCTCGTGGGCGAGGGGCAGCTCTTCATGCTCCGTGTGGTCGGTGACTCCATGATCGACGCCGCGATCTGCGACGGCGACTACGTGGTGATCCGTCAGCAGAACGACGCCGAGAACGGCGATATCGTAGCGGCCCTCCTGGATGGAGAGGCGACCGTGAAGGTGCTCCGCCGCCGCGATGGGCACACCTGGCTGCTGCCGCGCAACAGCGCCTTCGAGCCCATCCTCGGCGACTTCGCCGACGTGCTCGGCAAAGTCGTCGCGGTCTTCCGCTCCCTCTGA
- the hisB gene encoding imidazoleglycerol-phosphate dehydratase HisB, translating to MTETARTARLERQTSESQISVEVNLDGTGTHDIETGVPFFDHMLTAFARHALIDLTVRAAGDVHIDVHHTVEDTGILLGAALLEALGDKRGITRYGDALVPLDEALAQAVVDISGRPYLVHSGEPTGFEYHLIGGHFTGSMVRHFFEALVLNARLTVHVRLVEGRDPHHIAEAEFKAFARALRQAKSFDPLETGIPSTKGAL from the coding sequence ATGACCGAAACCGCGCGCACCGCCCGTCTCGAGCGTCAGACGAGCGAGTCTCAGATCAGTGTCGAGGTGAACCTCGACGGCACCGGGACTCACGACATCGAGACGGGAGTCCCGTTCTTCGATCACATGCTCACGGCGTTCGCGCGGCACGCATTGATCGACCTGACCGTGCGCGCAGCCGGCGATGTTCACATCGACGTGCATCACACCGTCGAAGACACCGGGATCCTGCTGGGAGCCGCCCTCCTGGAGGCGCTCGGCGATAAGCGCGGGATCACCCGGTACGGCGACGCTCTCGTGCCGCTCGACGAGGCACTGGCCCAGGCCGTGGTCGACATTTCGGGTCGCCCGTACCTCGTGCACTCCGGTGAGCCGACAGGGTTCGAGTATCACCTCATCGGCGGGCACTTCACGGGATCGATGGTCCGGCACTTCTTCGAAGCGCTCGTGTTGAATGCGCGGCTGACAGTGCACGTCAGACTCGTCGAGGGGCGCGATCCTCACCACATCGCTGAGGCGGAGTTCAAGGCGTTCGCGCGGGCTCTGCGCCAGGCGAAGTCCTTCGATCCGCTCGAGACGGGTATCCCCTCGACGAAGGGTGCGCTGTGA